A region of the Channa argus isolate prfri chromosome 14, Channa argus male v1.0, whole genome shotgun sequence genome:
tagggtggcatTAGATCCACCTCTTAATATATGGCACCCTAGTATGACCCTGACctccactatgacctcaataataaactcATAGTAGAATTAACACCTAGTTTTAACttagtaaaagtagaattcttgccagagctgctgtattggattgtatttgACTGTACGggtgtacctaatgaaatgACCACTGAGTATATTTCTCTTATATGTTATGAACTTTGGGTAAGATAGTATAAATGCAAAGTAGAAAATTATAGCTGCAGCCAGCATCTATTTTTATGATAAGTTCAGTcatttgtgaacatttttagAATATGTTAATCCAGAGGCGGCAGAAGTTCACAAGCTTCattctcaagtaaaagtgcCAAAATTTGTATTCTACTACAAGTAAAAGTAACTATCTGAATTCTTTATTGAAGTTGAAATAGGCACATGTAATTTAAGTGCAAGACACTGATTCTTTTGGACATCAATTAGActgagttttttaaaaaaaaaggtttattatcAGTCGATTCCATTAACATAAATGTAAGGTCTAGATTTACTCCATGTGTGTCATAAGTACCATGCAAAATCTAAAACATTCAGACCTTCATAAGTTCAGTTCATGTATAGATTCAAGGAGGGAACTGcatcaaaaaataaatggaaatacttGTGTCTGAATACTGTTGATTaatgtacttgagtaaatatactGAGTCCCTTTCCTCCACTGCCTCCATCTCCTCAGACAGAGGAGAGGGCACAGTAACAACGAGGGTGAGTGAGGATGATGCTGGGGCTGCGGTCGCCTCTTTTGCAGCCACAGCGCCCCCTGCTGGAACGCAGAGAAACTGAGGGTGTTCTCTGTGGCTCTGAGTCCTGCCAGTGAGTCAGCATCgctgcagagctgcaggtcAAACATATCTGATGAGTTTTAATGCTTTACTTCCCTCCCTAGCTGGTAAAGCAGTCTgggttttgtctctgttttctcaTATTCTATACAAGCTATGAATCAGTTTCGTGATTTATTTCTCAAACTGGACCAAAACCACGATGGATTCATATCAGTGGCTGAGCTTCACAATGAAATGAGGAAGCATGGGATCCTCTCAGCGGATAGTAAAGCCCAGGTAAAACTATAAACATCCTGTTCTTTTATTCAACATGCATGAGCCCGATTCTGATTGGATTCCTCATTACAAACCTACTGTACtgattacaatgttttttttcccctccagaCTATCATTGATTCTTCCGACAAAGACAAAGACGGTCAACTGGATTATGAAGAGTTCCTCAGCTACatgatggacagagagaggaaatggAAGATTTACTTTCACGACCTTGACAAGAACAAGTGTGGTGAGTTGTGTTCACATAAGAACATGCAATAATGTACAATATAGGCTTTTTGAATATTATGAACACAGTTTTTTTCACATGTTTAAAGACGTCGcacatatttttttgttctccttcaAAGAACATCCAGCTGATGTAGTAGACTCATCTACTACTTTAGCTTATTGTTTTTAAACCTCCATTATTGGCATTTCTTTGGGTTTTTAATTATCAGTAAAGCAAATGCAACCATGCAAATGAAAGATTTTTATGGTACaatgcaaacaataaaacaaattgtgacCTTCATATTTTTAGGCATCACTTCCCAGAAACCCTGAGCACAGTCACCACTTGAACTGGAGGATCAAAGAAAGACCAGTCCCACTATCTGAGTGTAATTTTGAGTATTTCTTTTCTGATCAGGGGTGATTGACCACGATGACATCATATGCCTGTTTGAGGAGATAGGAGTGGTCATTTCAAAGACGAAGGccaaaaaaattatacaaatgtaagttttttttgttgcattaaaGTAAAACTGCATTTATCTGCAGTATTACAATTACAGCTGTAGTGCTGGATATAAACTGAGTTCAAAATACTTTTCACTAACATTCAAgaacttgttatttttttcatttcacaacaaagtatAACTCACAGTACACTTAGCTTATTCAGTATAACACATTTATGTATTAATGGTAAATAAATCAATTCCTGCTTAGATATCAATAATACAAACCATAATGCAAATTCAATAAGGTTTTACTTACAAACTACTGTACAGATTTATAGCTACACACTTGATGAAGAAGTAGTAGTTTGTACTTCTTATAATAGGCGGTAACTTAGGTAACTTTTTACTCCACCTTCCTCTAACAACTTTTTGAagcaacattttacaacaaaaaagctATTAAAATACCAAAATCTACTGGTCCTATCTTTGGTCCTATATTCTGGGAAACCTGAGGTTAACTCTAATATCTATCAAAGCATTACTAACAACCTTTACTAGTATGGACTTTTGTAAATTTGATGCTTCAGACACAGTTGATGGTAGAATTTAACACAGCTACTGTAAGTAAATCAAGCAGTTGAtgttctgttgtgtttgttaatggCAGGATGGATAAGGACAGTTCGATGACGGTGGACTGGGATGAATTTCTGCATTATATCATCCTCAACCCAGTGGACAACATCGGGGAGCTGGTGTCCTCGTGGAAACACAGTCTGGTGAGATTGTGGCACTTCCATGATTCATGAATAATAACAACACAGTGACTAATGGAGAGCAAATATAATTCctcattttaattgtttgttttaattgcttttttaaatcacactgaGTGGCAGCTGTGGGATTTACAGCGAGGAAAATACTCTACATATCATCGTCCTATCATGAGGACAGAGCTGAATTGACCAAATTAAGATCTCTATTGGCATaatcttttatcatttttcttttaaatactttaGTGCACATTTGAGACCAACTTTGATAACTTAGgttaaattaatataattaaaatgataaaaagtaaaaaaaagaaaaagaaacagggctggaaaaacagccaaaaaacaaagaggaaacacataaatttaaaacaagaaCAGATTTAACAGGAATACATCCTTGTAATAAACATTACGTACAGTATTAGATTCAATTAAAGTCTTGTCCTCGTTGTCTAATGAGCTCAGTCTACCTTGGGCTagatatttgtaaaaatgttgtcaATTTCTCTATTATTTTTAGTGTAGTTGATTAATTGTCTCTATCCAGTTGTAAACAATGAAGGGAACCACCAGTTTTAGCCATTTACGAGTCATAAGCCTTTTTGCATGCCACCAGTAGAACTGCTGTGAGGGACAAAGGCACTGATTAAACTCAGGTGAATGTTCTTCCTGCAGGAAATTGTTACAGGTCAGCCGCCAACAATcagttctgtgttgtttttaggtttttgatGTAGGTGAGAGCCGCGCGATGCCCATTGAGTTTCCTGAAGAGGCCTCTAGTTTTGGTGCATGCAGGGCATTTGTTCTCGCAGCAGGACTGGCAGATGCTGTATCCCGTACTGTGACAGCTCCCATTGACCGCCTCAAGACGCAACTTCAGGTCAGCTCTACAATCCGGTGACAGTTTTAAGCCACTGCAGACGCTGGGATCAGAGGGAactgtttgattttaaataagctGGGAGGTTTATGCAGGTTTTTTCCTGAAGactgtaaaagtaatttaacttgattttaacttaaaatgtaattatgtatGATTACATAAGAAAACACTTCAAGACATGCATGGAGCTGTCTTGTTATTATACAGgcaaacatcttttaaaataagttgCCAAATTGAGCATTACTTTGGTGGGCCAggttttaaatttcagttgTTGCACAGAACAGAATGTGTTGAGGTACAGAGCTTTTCTTACCACCACTAAGGGATGCACAGATTTTTGGGATAGTGGCTGGTATGAACCTCCAATAAGATCTAAGATGAGTGCAGTAACGTTCcctttacaaaatatacataagTTTCAATCGTTCagctctttttattttgaagtaccaacctgcccaatgttctgttgttgctttctgttgctcttttcttttctctcttcactttctacTCACCCGAACCCGAAAGAAGGACTGACTCGGTTTTACTGATTGTGAATTTCTCTACCTAGTTTTACAAAATTAGTCTTTTCCTGATACTAGAAGAGTTTTCAGTTGACCGTTTCTTATCTATGGAGCAGTTGCAGATGTTGTAAATCCTTAATTCTGCAGGAAGTCATTGCTTGTTCATGAAATAATGGCTGTGTGGAGCTAACACTGGCCTGTGCCCCCCCCTTACATAGAGACACCACAACTGGCTGTTAAGCTGTAACTCTTTCTTTTCCAAATTATAGGTTCATGGGTCCAAGGCCTTGTCCCAGAGCTTTCAGGAGGTGAAGGCAGGTGGTGTGCGGTCGATGTGGCAAGGCAATGCTGCCAATGTGCTGAAGGGGACACCACAGTCAACACTGCAGTGTCTAATCTATGCACAGGTTAGGCAGAACGGCttagaaattacttttttttttttactgtttttcttttgaagatTACACTAAGAGCTTCTCTGCTCTATCCAGATGAAGGTGACCACTCAAAACAGAACTGAGGAGACCCTGACTATGCAGCAGCGCTTTGGTTTGGGTTGTGTCTCCGGTGCTGTTGCTCACACTGCCTTCTACCCTTTAGAGGTATCAGAGATCAGCCTCAGGTCCGAATGCCATTTCTGCCCTGTCATGTATTTTGTTGTATGAGGTCAACAGTAttagaatatacagtacatgcatctTTTTTAACTGTGGACACAAGATGTTTCGTTACTTGTACAGTGGGAACATAGTTCCTCTGCCTGCATTTCCACCAGATGAACCAGGGTTTAAATTTAATTCCAGGGCTGTAGCTCTAACCCTGAAAAAAAGCACATTCTGAAGACCCAGGAATTGAGGGATGTGGGACATGTAGTGCCTGCACTAATGAGCATTTTTAAACTGGTCAAATACTGtgcagcattttaaacacagagGTATTCATGAGATTTTAGCCcctattttgtctttttcacttaCTTTTACTATGAAATGAAAGCATACTTACTACTTACTACAGGTCTTAAAGGTGAGGCTGAACCTGCAGCAAGCTGGCACCTACAATGGCATTGTGTCCTGTGCGAGATCCATTTACAGAGAGGAGTCTTTGTCCTCTTTTTACAGAGGATTCAAGCCCAGCATTCTTTGCATGATTCCCTACGCAGGTGTGGAGTGTGCAGTTCATCAGGTGAGAAACATTCAAACATCACATACATGCTCATCTGAAATATACttatttgggctttttttttacttcttattACAGTCAATTATGAACTGGGCAAAGAGTGATCCAGCCTACAACAGTGActtcaaactgtttttcttcagttttgtgGCCTTTGCCTCTGGACAAATGACCAGCTACCCTCTGGCAGTGATTCGGACTCAGCAGCAAGCACAGGGTAATATGTACATCTGTTTTGATGGCTGAAAAGAAATGACACAATACTACTGGCTAAATACTAATTGCCGTTTATCTTGTTTTGCAGCTTTCAGCTCAGACTCACGTCCAATGCCGAGTGTTGTACAAGCACTTATTAGGATTTATAAAAGATGTGGCATCCGCGGATATTATAACGGCATGGGAGCCAGCTTTGTCAGGGCTGTTCCATGTGCTCTGATAAACTACACCCTAACTACAAAGTTTGAAAATCACTTTTCCTCCACAGAGTCTTGAGATTTAGCAAagatgctttatttatttatttatttgtttgtttgtttgtctttggaACAGCTCCTtgaaaaaaacttgtttttaggGATTTTATCAGgaacacaaaaagaaactgtgAACTTTTATTAATGAGTGAATGAGTAAATAGAATGCAGATAAATAACATAAGTGCTGGAATTGGTGAAATTGCAAAGGTAATGTCTGCAAATCATGCATTACCATGTGACCCAACTTTAATGCATGTCTGTGGGATTTTTGaagagttacatttttttttaccactgagAGTTTGTGGTTTTAGAATATAAACCCAACTGATGGTTGACTTAACATTTACTACATATGATTGCTCACTTGAGACTGGGCAGGGACTTGTGTTAAAATGTGGGCAGtgtaataaaattgtattttataacaGATCAGAcatctttttcatttatcatATGAGTTGATGCCATCTTAAATGCATTTTGCTCCTACTAGTTCTGTATATCCAGGTCAACTTACAAATGCAAGACTTCTTTTTGGGAGCAAAAGGgtgtaacatttgttttttgtatttatgaaaAGGCCAAACATTTCTGTCTACTGGTAAAGAATATTTCCTGCAAGGAAATATTTTTGAGCAAATTACAGAACagcatgtacatttttacagattttgtgttgctttaaatTTTGTTTCTAGCCCTATACTAACTTCAGCCCTAATTGGTAAAGTGCcctaattacaaaaataaaaaataaaaatctaatggCATATCTATAATCGTTGTCAGCAAATTGCTTAATATTATGGATTTTTAATTCAAGAAAACAATCCTACAGATTTATTATAGTTTTCGAGTACGTTATTTTGTATGTTATTTATATCTGTCCATCATTTAAATTGGGCTCTTTTGTAATAATATTCTCAAAGCCAACCTCATTAACTCAAAGTGGACACGTGGAGAGTTCTTTTCCGTTTTCGAGTCAACCCAGATCTCTTCCTATGTTTGTCGGTGGTTATCGTGAGACATGTGTGATCGCGGGATTTCTCTTCGACATCCCGTGTATGAAACCCGCCATCTTGTCGCGCCGAGTAAGAGAACAGCAGTAGATATGGCCGACTACAGTAACGTGGCTCCCCCGTCCTCTAACGCCGGCGGCGGAATGAACGATGCTTTTAAAGATGCTCTGCAGCGAGCACGACAGGTGAGGATATTGGCAAATTatttagtaaaaaacaaaagtactcGAAGTCGGCAGTAAGCAGCGAGTTTCGTCGCTTTCTGTCGTTGTCTCACGGTATTACGGCGGTTGTGCTAAGCTAACGAGCGTTGGCAAACGTTACGCCACAAAGCAGCGAAACAAAGCCGAGAAAGGAGCGATCCATGCTCGCTGTAGCTTGCATACAAATTTATTGGGTGTGATCAAAATGGGAATCTAAACTTGGTATGGATTAATAACAACCAGTTGGCTAACGTAAATTGGAAGTTGAAGCTTTCCTTTGTTGGTCCAGACTTCCGGACAGAATTGTAGGCCGCAGCTTGCGCGTCTGCCCTTTATAGCCCCGCAATAGAAGCCTAAACTAACGTCTTTGCTTTCTTTATACTTTCTGCTTTAGATCGCAGCGAAGATCGGTGGTGATGGAGTTGCGGCACCTCCAACAAACGAATTTGGTTACGGAGGCCAGAAAAGGCCCCTGGAGGACGCTGGTGGGTATTTTCCCATGCCTAACCTGATTATCGGTCAGTGGCTCAAATCGATTTAATGCAAGTCTTTATAATTAATGCTTGCTGTATGTTATAAATTGTTTCATCTACTGTAATACTGTTTTTATCAGTGTGTATTGTCTCCAGATAGTCTATCATTTTGTATATTGCTATAAACAATGTGAGCAGCTAATTTTTATTAatgctttcagtttttcatgttttatggcATGTGTTTAAGTCTTACCAATTGTTACCATTTTTGTACCCCCCTTACAATGTATAAATATTATAcattacaatataatataaGAGTGAAAATGAACATCTCATAGTGATTAAAGTTGGGTAATAGGAAGCTTAATATCTAGGCATGTTGAGTTATTGTTGGTTTCGGTTTCAAAAGAACGATGTGTAAAATATTGactatatttttgttattgggTACCCGGAGAATAGACCATTCCAGTGTAATACAACATCAGTGTAATAAATTCTTACTTCATTAAGGTTATACATTTCTGTTGTAGGGAGCTTTTGGGATACTTGAAAGCTGTAGTTTGTGGTGTAGTTGTGACAGGTGACTCTCAGCAAGGCAGTACAGTTACAGTTGTGTTTACAgcctttaaaataattataaagacATGTatagttaaatatttatcaaatattttgcctttacatttttgttatacTAATATGCTATTTTAAGATGTTACTCTATAAATGTACATGTCAGATCCCTATAGTAATTTGAGTAGACTGGGTAGTATGACAGATACTCACAGTTATGTTGTGTTGTCACAGACCAACCAGAGACAAAGAAGGTGGCTACAAATGACGGTATGTGACCTGATAAAATCTTGTAGTGAGATAgatgtgtttgttgttcttgGCGATTCTCAACTTTCTCTACTAATTTGCCTGAAAGACAGAATTTAGCAGATTTTTGTGTACTGACAAACAGcatatgtttttcctttttttttccccagcattTTCAGGAATGGGAGGAATGGGTGGACCCCCAAGGTTGTTGCATCacttgaatttaaatgtttatcctTCACACTTGGTCGCACATTATAAACTTTACAatgattttgttctttaaattcTCAGGTCGGCATCAGAGGAATTCAAGGTTCCAGATGGAATGGTTGGATTCAGTAAGTTTTATTTGAGCATTAAAATCATAACTTCATTATTGTCATTTTAGGTTTTTTGGatgtccaacttttttttttctttttagtaatTGGAAGAGGAGGTGAGCAAATATCACGCCTGCAGCAGGAGTCTGGATGTAAGATACAAATTGCGCCTGGTACGTTTTTCTTAGTTGCTGATATTGGGACATCGGCGAAATAactttagatttgttttaatggGTTTTTCTGCGCTCTAGACAGTGGAGGGATGCCAGAGAGGTCGGTGACATTAACAGGATCCCCAGAATCAATTCAGTAAGTAACCATCTTCTTTCTATGTAAATAGCCTACTTTAAGTAAATGTTAGTTTTAGAAGCACTGTCACATGATATTGTTGTTTGCAACAATTTGTTTGTTGACTCCTATGTCAAAACTAGTTTTTAAGAATTCAGTCAGTCCATGATAATGTGCTCATTGCAGGTCTGCAAAGAGACTACTTACAGAGATAGTTGATAAAGGGCGCCCTGCTCCTGCATTCCATCACAACGACGGCCCAGGAATGACTGTTCAGGAGATTATGGTCCCTGCTTCTAAAGCTGGTCTGGTCATTGGGAAAGGAGGAGAAACCATCAAAAGCCTTCAGGTGTGTCCATCTTGTCAATGTTTAAAGACAAATGTTAAGGGAGAGTAGAGTGGTTTAGTGATACGATGGGACTGTATTATAAGCAGGGGGACACATTTGATAAGTTTACTAGAAgtattcattttgtaaaaacctCCAGGAAAGAGCTGGCGTGAAGATGGTCATGATCCAAGATGGACCCCAAAACACAGGTGCAGACAAGCCACTTCGCATTTCAGGGGAACCCTTTAAAGTTCAGGTTCGTTTTCatcatgtcacttttttttttttttttttttttttttgtgaaaagggGATGGAGAATACAGTGGTGCTGTAATAAAGTGTCTTTTCTCTTCAGCAAGCCAAAGAGATGGTGATGGAGCTGATCAGAGATCAAGGCTTCAGGGAGCAGAGGGGCGAGTACGGATCACGAATTGGAGGAGATAGCTTAGATgtgagtatttgttttttttgtttgtttgtttgttttgcttgagACTTGAAAGCAGGATTTCAAGCAGTGGCTTGAATTTGggcattttctttcatttttaggtTCCTGTCCCCCGGTTTGCAGTAGGGATAGTCATTGGCAGAAATGGAGAGATGATCAAGAAAATACAGAATGACACAGGAGTCAGGATCCAGTTTAAACCAGGTGAGTGATTGATTCTTAAAAATGTAGGCTTGGCAAGATTTGGGAATCGGTCAAAGTCAAATGTGAAAGACCGCGCTCGAAAACTCATGCGCCACGCTGAGCTGCTTTTATGAGCCTACGGgagatttctgtgtttgttttgctttagtttatTCTGTGGTCTCTGTGTTTTAAAAGATTAGGTACGATAAAAAGTGTATGGAAAgttgtgtgtagctgtggaggtacagtTTCTTAATGTATTCTGTGGAATTATGTTGTGGATGTGTTTGACTTTATTGGTTATCGTCTCAAAATTTTCTGTGGAAATACTTTGAGCTCAATTGTGGAACATGGAATTCAGTAAGTGTTGAGTATTTATTATACAAAGACGATAATTGATGGACCACCAGACATGAGTAAGCCTGTCTCTACATTCATGTATAAcctcactgtaaaatatttgagATACTGTTATTATCTGATACTATCGTTTTATAAATTATCAGTTATCAGTACTGGTACAGTTAAAGTTTAAGCCCAGCAACAGAAACCCTCTTAGGTCTCTAATCCTCCACTTTTCCCTCTGCAGATGATGGCAGCACACCAGATAGGATAGCACAGATTATGGGTCCCCCTGACCAGGCTCAGCATGCAGCAGAAATCATATCTGACTTGCTGAGGAGCGTCCAGGCCGGAGGACCTCCAGGACATGGTGGTGGCAGAGGGCGTGGTCGTGGGCAAGGCAACTGGAACATGGGTCCCCCAGGAGGCTTGCAGGAGTTTTCTTTCACTGTCCCAACCATGAAGACTGGTCTCATCATTGGAAAAGGCAAGTGGCTTTTTAGTAATATCTGGTCAATTAGCATTATATTAAGCTGCAATTGAGAGACCTTTAATAGTGACTCATTCTAGtatgaaaaccacaaaatgtACTTTGGGAATTTGTATCTATCCTATATTAACTACAGTGTTACCATAAGGGTTTGGAATATATTacacaatcacatttttttgtgaCCGAGACTTATTTCTCATTAGTCCTTCATGGAGGGAGATTCTCATGCTTCTTAGACAAAGAAGCATAAATCTGTTATACTTGATGGATAAttgtggatttctttttttaaaaaaaaatttttttcagGTGGTGAGACAATCAAGGGCATCAGCCAGCAGTCTGGAGCCCGAATCGAGCTACAGAGGAATCCCCCACCCAATGCTGACCCCAACATCAAGATGTTCACAGTCAGAGGCTCCCCTCAACAGATTGACTATGCACGGCAGCTGGTGGAGGAGAAAATTGGGGTGAGACTGATTACAATCCCCATATTGTTTCATCAATCTT
Encoded here:
- the slc25a24l gene encoding solute carrier family 25 member 24, like encodes the protein MNQFRDLFLKLDQNHDGFISVAELHNEMRKHGILSADSKAQTIIDSSDKDKDGQLDYEEFLSYMMDRERKWKIYFHDLDKNKCGVIDHDDIICLFEEIGVVISKTKAKKIIQMMDKDSSMTVDWDEFLHYIILNPVDNIGELVSSWKHSLVFDVGESRAMPIEFPEEASSFGACRAFVLAAGLADAVSRTVTAPIDRLKTQLQVHGSKALSQSFQEVKAGGVRSMWQGNAANVLKGTPQSTLQCLIYAQMKVTTQNRTEETLTMQQRFGLGCVSGAVAHTAFYPLEVLKVRLNLQQAGTYNGIVSCARSIYREESLSSFYRGFKPSILCMIPYAGVECAVHQSIMNWAKSDPAYNSDFKLFFFSFVAFASGQMTSYPLAVIRTQQQAQAFSSDSRPMPSVVQALIRIYKRCGIRGYYNGMGASFVRAVPCALINYTLTTKFENHFSSTES